A single genomic interval of Flavobacterium sp. N2820 harbors:
- a CDS encoding TIGR02757 family protein gives MTPSELKEFLDEKVELYNNPNFIESDPIQIPHLYSVKEDIEIAGFLAATIAWGNRKMIINNAKKMMDLMGNSPYDFVMNHSETQLETLEHFVHRTFNGQDFVGFVKGLQHIYVNHYGLEAVFSKENATMQHMISEFKQLFFEAPHLARTEKHISDPLNGSAAKRINMYLRWMVRDDNKGVDLGIWNNISPAQLSCPLDVHSGNVARKLKLLIRKQNDAKALAELDANLRLLDANDPVKYDFALFGLGVFEGF, from the coding sequence ATGACACCATCCGAGTTAAAAGAATTTCTTGACGAAAAAGTCGAACTGTACAACAATCCGAATTTCATTGAAAGCGATCCGATTCAGATTCCGCATTTGTATTCGGTGAAAGAGGATATTGAAATTGCTGGGTTTCTTGCAGCAACCATAGCTTGGGGAAATCGCAAAATGATTATCAACAATGCGAAAAAAATGATGGATTTGATGGGAAATTCGCCTTACGATTTCGTCATGAATCATTCAGAAACACAATTAGAAACGTTAGAACATTTTGTGCATCGCACTTTTAACGGGCAAGATTTTGTGGGATTTGTGAAAGGCTTACAACACATTTACGTCAATCATTACGGATTAGAAGCGGTTTTTTCGAAAGAAAATGCTACAATGCAACACATGATTTCTGAATTTAAACAATTGTTCTTTGAAGCACCACATTTGGCACGAACTGAAAAACACATTTCAGATCCATTGAATGGTTCTGCTGCAAAACGCATCAATATGTATTTGCGTTGGATGGTTCGTGATGACAACAAAGGTGTCGATTTAGGCATTTGGAACAACATCTCACCTGCTCAGCTTTCGTGTCCGTTAGATGTGCATTCGGGCAATGTGGCTCGCAAACTAAAGCTACTGATTCGCAAACAAAACGACGCAAAAGCATTAGCTGAATTGGATGCTAATTTAAGATTACTTGATGCTAATGATCCTGTAAAATATGATTTTGCACTATTTGGTTTAGGCGTTTTTGAAGGATTTTAG
- the pyrF gene encoding orotidine-5'-phosphate decarboxylase, with amino-acid sequence MTTQQLTAQIHSKKSFLCIGLDVDLTKIPQHLLQTEDPIFEFNKAIIDATHDLCVSYKPNTAFYEAYGIKGWQSLQKTITYINENYPEIFTIADAKRGDIGNTSSMYAKAFFEDLNFDSVTVAPYMGKDSVEPFLAFENKHTILLALTSNEGAFDFQTKNNSEGQELYKVVLETSKAWKNAENLMYVVGATKAEYFTEIRKIVPHSFLLVPGVGAQGGSLAEVCKYGMSDTVGLLINSSRGIIYASNGTDFAEKAREEALKLQQEMAEILR; translated from the coding sequence TTGACAACACAACAATTAACGGCTCAGATTCATTCAAAAAAATCTTTTCTTTGTATTGGCTTAGATGTCGATTTGACCAAAATTCCACAACATTTATTACAAACCGAAGATCCAATTTTTGAATTCAACAAAGCAATTATAGATGCAACTCATGATTTATGTGTTTCTTACAAACCAAACACTGCATTTTATGAAGCTTATGGTATAAAAGGTTGGCAATCGTTACAAAAAACCATTACTTATATCAACGAAAATTATCCTGAAATTTTTACAATTGCCGATGCAAAACGTGGCGATATTGGTAATACTTCAAGCATGTATGCCAAAGCTTTTTTTGAAGATTTAAACTTCGATTCGGTTACTGTGGCACCTTATATGGGAAAAGATTCGGTTGAGCCTTTTTTGGCTTTTGAAAATAAGCACACGATTTTATTGGCTTTAACTTCAAACGAAGGCGCTTTTGATTTTCAAACAAAAAATAATTCTGAAGGTCAAGAATTGTACAAAGTAGTTTTAGAAACCTCAAAAGCATGGAAAAATGCTGAAAATTTGATGTATGTTGTTGGAGCTACTAAAGCAGAATATTTTACCGAAATTAGAAAAATTGTACCCCATAGTTTTTTATTGGTTCCTGGTGTTGGCGCTCAAGGCGGAAGTTTAGCAGAAGTTTGTAAATACGGAATGAGTGATACTGTTGGACTTTTAATCAATTCGTCACGAGGCATTATTTATGCTTCAAACGGAACAGATTTTGCAGAAAAAGCAAGAGAAGAAGCATTGAAATTGCAACAAGAAATGGCTGAAATTCTTAGATAA
- a CDS encoding lmo0937 family membrane protein, producing MSNLLYTIAIVLVILWALGFFVYSVGSIIHILLVIAVIAILFRLIKGREI from the coding sequence ATGTCAAATTTATTATACACCATAGCGATAGTGCTTGTTATTCTTTGGGCATTGGGATTTTTTGTCTATAGTGTGGGCTCAATTATCCATATTTTATTAGTAATAGCAGTAATTGCCATTCTATTTAGATTAATCAAAGGAAGAGAAATATAA
- a CDS encoding YtxH domain-containing protein has protein sequence MKNSDVVVGVLGGLAVGALLGILFAPDKGSNTRRKIAQKGTDLKDNLQGNFNDFVASIEDQYSSFASSAEDAIEEGKSKLERMNNEISK, from the coding sequence ATGAAAAATTCAGATGTTGTTGTAGGCGTATTAGGTGGACTAGCTGTTGGCGCTTTATTAGGCATTTTGTTTGCCCCAGATAAAGGAAGTAATACAAGAAGAAAAATTGCTCAAAAAGGAACCGATTTAAAGGATAATTTACAAGGTAATTTTAATGATTTTGTTGCTTCTATAGAGGATCAATATTCAAGTTTTGCATCAAGTGCAGAAGATGCTATTGAAGAAGGAAAATCAAAATTAGAACGAATGAATAACGAAATTTCGAAATAA
- a CDS encoding DUF6565 domain-containing protein, with protein sequence MKNLKFLLIAVLSVFTLISCKNEKETYAEKAVADYEMFVDSINNVAVADLKTDWDSIENDHQRRKLIAENALLELENREEYEGKIVVSSDKYELYKSSYLAQQPKTVTKSAVRTALFGSNDMGDDMSFNWVNKTNILSVYDNFVSTVEKNKDAYSREDWDEIKLLYEALDTRKNTVENEGLSSSDNNKIAGLKIKFAPMYTLNRMGSKAEENSEAKE encoded by the coding sequence ATGAAAAATTTAAAATTTTTACTTATTGCCGTTTTATCGGTATTTACATTAATTTCTTGTAAAAACGAAAAAGAAACCTATGCTGAAAAAGCTGTAGCAGACTATGAAATGTTTGTAGACTCAATAAATAATGTTGCAGTTGCTGATTTAAAAACAGACTGGGATAGTATCGAAAATGATCATCAAAGAAGAAAATTAATAGCTGAAAATGCGCTATTAGAACTTGAGAATCGTGAAGAATACGAAGGAAAAATTGTAGTATCAAGTGATAAATATGAACTATATAAATCTAGCTATTTAGCACAACAACCAAAAACAGTAACAAAATCAGCCGTAAGAACAGCTCTTTTTGGATCTAATGATATGGGTGACGATATGAGTTTTAATTGGGTTAACAAAACCAATATTCTAAGTGTTTATGACAACTTTGTGTCTACTGTAGAAAAAAACAAAGATGCGTATTCAAGAGAAGATTGGGATGAAATCAAATTATTATATGAAGCATTAGATACAAGAAAAAATACGGTTGAAAATGAAGGTTTATCAAGTTCTGACAATAATAAAATTGCTGGTTTGAAAATCAAATTTGCTCCTATGTATACTTTAAATAGAATGGGTTCAAAAGCTGAAGAAAATTCAGAAGCAAAAGAATAG
- the yajC gene encoding preprotein translocase subunit YajC: protein MEPSLIIQIVLMIAVFYFLLIRPQQQRAKKEKAFEAALKVGDKIITKSGIHGKIAEMNEDTIVVETMAGKIKMEKSAISSELSAKLGAK from the coding sequence ATGGAACCAAGTTTAATAATACAAATCGTATTAATGATTGCCGTGTTTTATTTTTTATTGATAAGACCGCAACAACAAAGAGCAAAAAAAGAAAAAGCATTTGAAGCAGCTTTAAAAGTGGGAGATAAAATCATTACTAAATCTGGCATTCATGGAAAAATTGCTGAAATGAATGAAGATACTATCGTAGTAGAAACTATGGCAGGAAAAATCAAAATGGAAAAGTCAGCTATTTCATCTGAATTGAGTGCTAAATTAGGTGCAAAATAG
- a CDS encoding DUF1573 domain-containing protein: MMRKSIGLFALSLVVLTTACKQESAADKITDADIKAIEAEKALVGKLPKVQLDKEIHDFGTIAEGTVAETEFIVTNTGEGDLLIVDAKGSCGCTVPEPPKDPIKPGESAPIKVSFDSKGKPGAQEKTVTLTTNSENGKEMFKIKANVTPMAGSTAPNK; encoded by the coding sequence ATGATGAGAAAATCAATTGGGTTATTCGCCCTTTCATTAGTTGTATTAACAACAGCTTGTAAACAAGAAAGTGCTGCAGATAAAATCACAGATGCAGATATTAAAGCTATAGAAGCAGAAAAAGCATTAGTTGGAAAATTACCAAAAGTTCAATTAGACAAAGAAATTCATGATTTTGGAACAATTGCAGAAGGAACTGTAGCTGAAACAGAATTTATTGTAACCAATACGGGTGAAGGTGATTTATTGATTGTAGATGCAAAAGGAAGTTGTGGTTGTACCGTTCCTGAACCACCAAAAGATCCAATTAAGCCAGGAGAATCAGCACCTATTAAAGTATCTTTTGATTCAAAAGGCAAACCAGGGGCACAAGAAAAAACGGTAACATTAACGACCAACTCAGAAAATGGTAAAGAAATGTTCAAAATCAAAGCTAACGTAACACCAATGGCTGGAAGTACAGCACCAAACAAATAA
- the nusB gene encoding transcription antitermination factor NusB, translated as MLNRRHIRVKVMQSIYAMHQHQSDNLDKEEKFLFQSIENTQDLYLLLLSALIEIKKKEEEYIDLASKKHLATKEERNPSLKFIQNKVLILLSESEALENALDDRKIKNWKNNDDIILFLIESIKASNLYKDYMQKPEGSFDDDKYFMADLFTEVIAPSDKLYDYLEDYKLTWVDDLPGINTLILKQIKQLKSVNDTLVLPKVYKDEDDKEFVKNLFRRTVLNEVELSKEYIDKTPNWDVERIAEIDTIILKMAICELLKFPSIPAKVTINEYLEIAKEYSTPKSSIFINGILDNLVKEFEKDNKLKKSGRGLL; from the coding sequence ATGTTAAACAGAAGACATATCCGAGTAAAAGTGATGCAAAGTATTTATGCAATGCACCAACATCAATCAGATAATTTAGATAAAGAAGAAAAATTCTTGTTTCAAAGTATCGAAAACACACAAGATTTGTATTTATTATTGCTTTCGGCACTGATCGAAATCAAGAAAAAAGAAGAAGAATACATTGATTTGGCTTCAAAAAAACATTTAGCTACTAAAGAAGAACGCAATCCAAGCTTAAAATTTATTCAAAATAAAGTTTTGATTCTTTTATCTGAATCAGAAGCCTTAGAAAATGCTTTAGACGATAGAAAAATCAAAAACTGGAAAAATAACGACGATATTATTTTATTTTTAATTGAGTCAATAAAAGCAAGTAACTTATATAAAGATTACATGCAAAAACCAGAAGGTAGTTTTGATGATGATAAATATTTCATGGCAGATTTATTTACCGAAGTAATCGCACCAAGCGACAAATTATATGATTATTTAGAAGATTATAAGTTAACTTGGGTTGATGATTTACCAGGAATCAATACGTTGATTTTAAAGCAAATTAAACAACTAAAATCGGTTAATGATACTTTAGTTTTACCAAAGGTTTACAAAGACGAAGACGATAAAGAATTTGTAAAAAATTTATTTAGAAGAACGGTTTTAAACGAAGTAGAATTATCAAAAGAGTATATTGATAAAACACCAAATTGGGATGTAGAACGTATTGCAGAAATTGACACCATTATTCTTAAAATGGCTATTTGCGAATTATTAAAATTCCCATCTATTCCAGCAAAAGTAACAATTAACGAATATTTAGAAATTGCAAAAGAGTATTCTACACCAAAAAGTAGTATTTTTATCAACGGAATTTTAGACAATTTAGTCAAAGAATTTGAAAAAGATAACAAATTAAAAAAATCGGGTAGAGGTTTATTATAA
- a CDS encoding Glu/Leu/Phe/Val family dehydrogenase, whose protein sequence is MTADLLKASELHKVDPVFGQVSFDGHEQVVFCNDKDTGLKAIIGIHNTVLGPALGGTRMWNYTNEWEALNDVLRLSRGMSFKNSLSGLNLGGGKAVIIGDAKTQKTPELMTKFGQFVDSLSGKYITAEDVGMETKDMDIVREVTKHVAGISVEKGGSGNPSPVTAYGVFVGMKAAAKYKFGSDNLEGKKVLVQGIGHVGEVLVQHLTESGAIVTVTDINEERVHQIGAKYGAKIFTGADLYSADVDVYAPCALGATINDNTIHNIKASIIAGAANNQLANEAVHGKILKERGILYAPDFLINAGGVINVYSELVNWSREQVMQKTENIYNTALEIFKFADDNNITTHQAAFSMAQKRIDDTKNGLNK, encoded by the coding sequence ATGACAGCAGATTTATTAAAAGCAAGTGAACTTCATAAAGTAGACCCAGTTTTTGGTCAAGTTTCTTTTGATGGTCATGAACAAGTTGTATTTTGTAACGACAAAGATACAGGTTTAAAAGCAATTATTGGAATTCATAACACAGTTTTAGGACCCGCTTTAGGTGGAACAAGAATGTGGAATTACACAAATGAATGGGAAGCTTTAAATGATGTACTACGTTTATCTCGTGGAATGTCTTTTAAAAATTCACTTTCTGGTTTAAATTTAGGTGGCGGTAAAGCCGTAATTATTGGCGATGCAAAAACGCAAAAAACACCTGAATTAATGACAAAATTTGGACAGTTTGTAGATTCATTATCAGGTAAATATATCACTGCAGAAGATGTAGGTATGGAAACAAAAGACATGGATATTGTTAGAGAAGTAACAAAACATGTGGCTGGAATTTCTGTAGAAAAAGGTGGTTCAGGAAATCCTTCTCCTGTTACAGCTTATGGTGTTTTCGTAGGTATGAAAGCAGCAGCTAAATATAAATTTGGTTCAGATAATTTAGAAGGTAAAAAAGTATTGGTACAAGGAATTGGTCACGTAGGTGAGGTGTTGGTTCAACATTTAACGGAAAGTGGTGCAATTGTAACCGTTACAGATATTAATGAAGAAAGAGTACATCAAATAGGAGCTAAATATGGCGCTAAGATTTTTACTGGTGCTGATTTGTATAGTGCTGACGTAGATGTTTATGCACCATGTGCTTTAGGAGCAACAATTAACGACAACACAATTCACAACATTAAAGCTTCAATTATTGCAGGTGCGGCTAACAACCAATTGGCAAATGAAGCGGTTCATGGAAAAATTTTGAAAGAAAGAGGTATTTTGTATGCTCCAGATTTCTTAATCAATGCGGGTGGTGTTATCAATGTATATTCTGAATTAGTAAATTGGTCAAGAGAGCAAGTAATGCAAAAAACAGAAAACATCTATAATACAGCATTAGAGATTTTCAAATTTGCAGATGATAACAATATTACAACCCATCAAGCGGCATTTTCAATGGCACAAAAACGTATTGATGATACAAAAAATGGGTTAAACAAGTAA
- a CDS encoding ABC transporter ATP-binding protein — protein sequence MKELQYLNKYFIKYKYRFLLGLFITIIAQIFSLFTPELIGNSIKVIEDYVKSSTKDVELLKVSLLKNIFYILITTIIAGFFTFLMRQTLIVMSRYVEFDLKNEIFNHYQNLSQSFYKRNRTGDLMNRISEDVGKVRMYVGPAVMYSLNTLMRFTIVVIYMYNISPKLTLYSLLPLPLLSYSIFKISSEIHKRSGAFQQNLSNLFSFTQEIFSGIRVIKAYAIETKKQEEFIDLTQQSKTKAMDLAKVNSLFGPLMILLIGLSNLVVVFVGGSMYMNGDPEIASIGVIAQFILYINMLTWPVASLGWVSSLVQEAEASQKRINEFLKEEPEIKNTTTERTKVAGTITFENVSFTYEDTNIQALNNISFSIEKGKTLAILGKTGSGKSTILTLISRLYDTTSGHILMDNKSIKEVNLYDLRNQISVVPQDAFLFSDSIKNNIKFGNENATDEEVIEAAKKAVVHENIITFNEQYETVLGERGITLSGGQKQRVSIARALIKNAPILLLDDCLSAVDTETEETILNNLLAYCKDKTTIIVSHRVSSAKNADQIIILEEGKIIEQGTHNQLLDKNGYYKQLYLKQLSEKEID from the coding sequence ATGAAAGAATTACAATATTTAAACAAATACTTTATCAAATATAAATATCGCTTCTTACTTGGCTTATTTATAACTATAATCGCACAAATCTTTTCATTATTTACTCCAGAGCTTATTGGAAATTCAATAAAAGTAATTGAAGATTATGTAAAATCGTCAACAAAAGATGTTGAATTATTAAAAGTTTCATTACTAAAAAACATTTTTTACATCCTGATTACCACAATTATAGCTGGATTTTTCACTTTTTTAATGCGTCAAACATTGATTGTGATGTCGCGTTATGTGGAATTTGATTTAAAAAATGAAATTTTCAATCATTATCAAAATTTATCGCAAAGTTTCTACAAACGCAATCGCACAGGTGATTTAATGAACCGAATTAGTGAAGATGTTGGAAAAGTACGAATGTATGTAGGCCCAGCAGTAATGTACTCACTAAATACATTAATGCGATTTACTATTGTGGTAATTTACATGTATAATATTTCACCAAAACTAACTTTGTATTCTTTGCTTCCGCTTCCATTATTATCATACAGTATTTTTAAAATTAGTTCTGAAATTCATAAACGAAGTGGTGCTTTTCAACAAAATTTATCCAACTTATTTTCGTTTACTCAAGAAATTTTTTCGGGAATTCGTGTAATAAAAGCTTATGCGATTGAAACTAAAAAACAAGAAGAGTTTATTGATTTAACACAACAAAGCAAAACCAAAGCAATGGATTTAGCAAAAGTAAATTCGCTTTTTGGTCCGTTAATGATTTTGCTTATTGGATTGAGTAATTTAGTAGTGGTTTTTGTTGGTGGTTCAATGTACATGAATGGTGATCCTGAAATTGCAAGTATTGGTGTAATTGCTCAGTTTATTCTTTACATAAATATGTTGACTTGGCCAGTAGCATCATTAGGTTGGGTTTCTTCTTTAGTTCAAGAAGCTGAAGCATCTCAAAAACGGATCAATGAATTTTTAAAAGAAGAACCCGAAATTAAAAATACCACAACGGAACGCACAAAAGTAGCTGGAACAATAACCTTTGAAAATGTATCATTTACTTATGAAGATACAAATATTCAGGCTTTAAACAATATTTCATTCAGTATTGAAAAAGGAAAAACGTTGGCTATTTTAGGAAAAACAGGTTCCGGAAAATCAACCATTCTAACCTTGATTAGCAGATTATATGATACTACTAGTGGTCATATTTTGATGGACAACAAATCCATTAAAGAGGTAAATTTATACGATTTACGAAATCAGATTAGTGTAGTGCCACAAGATGCATTTTTGTTTTCAGATAGTATCAAAAACAATATTAAATTTGGCAATGAAAACGCCACAGATGAAGAAGTAATCGAAGCCGCTAAAAAAGCTGTAGTTCATGAAAATATCATCACATTTAATGAACAATATGAAACTGTTTTAGGTGAACGAGGCATAACGCTTTCAGGCGGGCAAAAACAACGGGTTTCAATTGCTCGTGCATTAATAAAAAATGCGCCTATTCTATTATTAGACGATTGCTTAAGTGCTGTAGATACCGAAACGGAAGAAACCATTCTAAACAATTTATTAGCTTATTGCAAAGATAAAACCACAATAATTGTAAGTCACAGAGTTTCTTCGGCTAAAAATGCAGATCAAATTATAATCCTTGAAGAAGGTAAAATAATTGAACAAGGCACTCACAATCAACTATTAGACAAAAACGGCTACTACAAACAATTGTATTTAAAACAACTTTCAGAAAAAGAAATCGATTAA
- a CDS encoding PUR family DNA/RNA-binding protein: protein MRENEMLEKEEIFSKVLRAGRRTYFFDVRSTKAEDYYITITESKKFTEEDGSYHFKKHKIYLYKEDFAAFREILDEMTDFVLDQKGEEVISERHQKDFKRESFSDDVEEIKSAESFTNIDFDDI from the coding sequence ATGAGAGAAAATGAAATGTTAGAAAAAGAAGAAATTTTTTCTAAGGTATTGCGTGCAGGAAGAAGAACTTATTTCTTTGATGTAAGGTCAACAAAAGCAGAAGATTACTACATTACAATTACAGAAAGTAAAAAATTTACAGAAGAAGATGGATCATACCATTTTAAAAAACACAAAATTTATTTATACAAAGAAGATTTTGCTGCTTTTAGAGAAATATTAGACGAGATGACAGATTTTGTTTTAGATCAAAAAGGTGAAGAAGTAATTTCTGAAAGACACCAAAAAGATTTCAAAAGAGAATCTTTTTCTGATGATGTCGAAGAAATAAAATCAGCAGAAAGTTTTACAAATATCGATTTTGACGATATTTAA
- a CDS encoding BadF/BadG/BcrA/BcrD ATPase family protein has protein sequence MKLLVDSGSTKADWIAIDDDGKVLFTTQTLGLNPEVLDKEEIINRLDDKFDISHNKDKATHLFFYGAGCGTDRMKNFLSDVFQVYFKNAAIVVHEDTYAAVYATTPKDTEAIVCILGTGSNCSYFDGKVLHQKVQSLGYIAMDDCSGNRFGRHLLRGYYFNKMPKELAIEFEEEYNVDADYIKHNLYKEPNPNAYLATFAKFLIKHKDTEFCQKFIHREMESFVENYIEQFDNCKEVPVHFVGSIAFYLKDELTAVLSKHGIQIGNVLRRPIDGLIAYHIMNK, from the coding sequence ATGAAATTATTAGTTGACAGTGGATCTACAAAAGCCGATTGGATTGCTATTGATGATGACGGAAAAGTATTATTCACAACACAAACTCTAGGTTTAAATCCAGAAGTTTTAGATAAAGAAGAAATCATCAATCGTTTAGATGATAAATTTGATATTTCTCACAATAAAGACAAAGCAACGCACTTATTCTTTTATGGTGCAGGTTGTGGAACCGATAGAATGAAGAATTTTCTTTCTGATGTTTTTCAAGTCTATTTCAAAAATGCAGCAATTGTTGTTCATGAAGATACCTATGCTGCTGTATATGCAACTACGCCAAAAGATACAGAAGCAATTGTTTGTATTTTAGGAACGGGCTCAAATTGCAGTTATTTTGATGGAAAAGTGTTGCACCAAAAAGTACAATCATTAGGTTATATTGCTATGGATGATTGCTCAGGAAATCGTTTTGGACGTCATTTATTAAGAGGTTATTATTTCAATAAAATGCCTAAGGAATTGGCTATTGAGTTTGAAGAAGAGTACAATGTTGATGCTGATTATATTAAGCATAATTTATACAAAGAACCTAATCCTAATGCTTATTTAGCAACATTTGCAAAATTTTTAATCAAACACAAAGACACCGAATTCTGTCAAAAATTCATTCACAGAGAAATGGAAAGTTTTGTAGAAAACTACATTGAGCAATTTGACAATTGTAAAGAAGTACCCGTGCATTTTGTGGGTTCAATTGCTTTTTACTTGAAAGATGAATTAACAGCAGTTTTATCTAAACATGGAATCCAAATTGGAAATGTTTTGCGTCGACCAATTGATGGTTTGATTGCTTATCATATCATGAATAAATAA
- the gap gene encoding type I glyceraldehyde-3-phosphate dehydrogenase, translated as MSKVKLGINGFGRIGRIVFRETFNRDNVEVVAINDLLDVDHLAYLLKYDSVHGRFAGKVEVKDGNLFVNDKFIRVTAERDPKLIKWDDKDVDVDVVAECTGIFTTLETAQYHIDGGAKKVVISAPSADAPMFVMGVNHTEAKATDTIVSNASCTTNCLAPLAKVINDNFGIVEGLMTTVHATTATQLTADGPSRKDWRGGRAASVNIIPSSTGAAKAVGKVIPALNGKLTGMSFRVPTVDVSVVDLTVKVAKETSYDEIMAVLKKASENEMKGILGFTEDDVVSQDFVGDSRTSVVDAKAGIGLNSTFFKLVSWYDNEYGYSSKLIDLSVHVAGLK; from the coding sequence ATGTCAAAAGTAAAGTTAGGAATTAACGGATTCGGAAGAATTGGAAGAATTGTTTTCAGAGAAACATTTAACAGAGATAATGTAGAAGTAGTAGCTATTAATGATTTATTAGATGTAGATCATTTAGCCTATTTATTAAAATACGATTCAGTACACGGTCGTTTTGCAGGAAAAGTAGAGGTTAAAGATGGAAATTTGTTTGTAAATGATAAATTTATCCGAGTTACTGCAGAAAGAGATCCAAAACTAATTAAATGGGACGACAAAGATGTAGATGTGGATGTGGTTGCAGAATGTACAGGAATATTCACAACTTTAGAAACGGCTCAATATCACATTGATGGTGGTGCAAAAAAAGTAGTTATTTCAGCGCCTTCGGCAGATGCTCCAATGTTTGTTATGGGAGTTAATCACACAGAAGCAAAAGCAACAGATACCATCGTTTCTAATGCGTCTTGTACTACAAACTGTTTAGCACCATTAGCAAAAGTTATTAATGATAATTTCGGAATTGTTGAAGGATTAATGACTACAGTTCACGCTACAACAGCTACTCAATTAACTGCAGATGGTCCTTCAAGAAAAGATTGGAGAGGTGGTCGTGCTGCAAGTGTAAATATCATTCCATCTTCAACTGGAGCAGCAAAAGCGGTTGGAAAAGTAATTCCGGCGTTGAATGGTAAATTAACTGGTATGTCATTCCGTGTTCCTACAGTTGACGTTTCTGTAGTTGATTTAACAGTTAAAGTTGCTAAAGAAACTTCTTACGATGAAATTATGGCAGTTTTGAAAAAAGCTTCTGAAAACGAAATGAAAGGGATTTTAGGATTCACAGAAGACGATGTGGTTTCTCAAGATTTTGTTGGAGATTCAAGAACTTCTGTAGTTGATGCAAAAGCTGGAATTGGATTGAATTCTACCTTTTTCAAACTAGTTTCTTGGTATGATAACGAATATGGATATTCAAGCAAATTAATCGATTTATCAGTTCACGTAGCTGGTTTAAAATAA
- the pfkA gene encoding 6-phosphofructokinase: protein MTSKIKKIGVLTSGGDSPGMNAAIRSVVRTCAYHNIECLGIYRGYQGMIEGDFKEMGPRSVNNIVNKGGTILKSARSKEFMTAEGRKKAYDNLVEAGVDALVVIGGDGSFTGAEVFNNEYGFPVMGIPGTIDNDIFGTSHTLGFDTALNTVVDCIDKIRDTASSHNRLFLVEVMGRDAGHIALNAGIGAGAEEILIPEEDLGLDRLLESLQKSKASGKSSSIVVIAEGDKIGKNVFELKDYIEENFPEYDIRVSVLGHMQRGGSPSCYDRVLASRLGVKAVESILEGKSNYMVGILNDKVALTPLEQAIKGHAEIDKELLRVSDIMTT, encoded by the coding sequence ATGACTTCAAAGATTAAAAAAATAGGTGTTTTAACTTCAGGTGGAGATTCACCTGGAATGAATGCAGCGATTCGATCTGTTGTTCGAACTTGTGCTTATCACAATATCGAATGTTTGGGTATTTACAGAGGATATCAAGGAATGATTGAAGGTGATTTCAAAGAGATGGGACCTCGTTCTGTAAACAATATCGTAAACAAAGGTGGAACCATTTTAAAGTCCGCTCGTTCAAAAGAATTTATGACCGCTGAAGGCCGTAAAAAAGCATACGATAATTTGGTAGAAGCAGGTGTTGATGCCTTGGTTGTAATTGGAGGTGATGGTTCATTTACAGGGGCAGAAGTTTTTAATAATGAATACGGCTTTCCAGTAATGGGAATTCCTGGAACAATTGACAACGATATTTTTGGAACAAGCCATACCTTAGGTTTTGATACGGCTTTAAATACTGTAGTTGATTGTATAGATAAAATTCGTGATACGGCCAGTTCTCACAACCGTTTATTTTTAGTTGAAGTAATGGGAAGAGATGCGGGTCATATCGCTTTAAATGCTGGAATTGGTGCTGGAGCAGAAGAAATACTTATTCCGGAAGAAGATTTAGGATTAGATCGTCTTTTAGAATCGTTACAAAAAAGTAAAGCGTCAGGAAAATCTTCAAGCATCGTTGTTATTGCAGAAGGCGATAAAATTGGAAAAAATGTATTCGAATTGAAAGATTATATCGAAGAAAATTTTCCAGAATATGATATTCGAGTATCGGTTTTAGGACACATGCAACGCGGTGGTTCGCCATCATGTTATGATAGAGTTTTAGCCAGTAGATTAGGCGTAAAAGCTGTTGAATCTATTTTGGAAGGAAAATCAAACTATATGGTGGGAATTCTTAATGATAAAGTTGCCTTAACTCCATTAGAACAAGCCATTAAGGGTCATGCCGAAATTGATAAAGAATTATTGAGAGTTTCAGATATAATGACTACATAA